One Desulfonatronum thiodismutans DNA segment encodes these proteins:
- a CDS encoding hydrogenase iron-sulfur subunit — protein sequence MSALAGKELRIVGFLCNWCSYGGADTAGVGRFSQPTDLRIIRVPCSGRINPLFVAKTLLSGADGVLVSGCHPRDCHYAEGNFYARRRLEVFKRLLPTMGIDPDRFEYTWVSASEGQRWQKVVTTFTEQIHKLGPAPRFGLAHEQNPATAAAC from the coding sequence ATGTCAGCTCTAGCCGGAAAAGAACTTCGAATCGTTGGCTTTTTGTGCAACTGGTGCTCCTACGGCGGAGCGGACACGGCCGGAGTGGGGCGGTTTTCCCAGCCCACGGACCTGCGAATCATCCGCGTGCCCTGTTCGGGCCGGATCAATCCCCTGTTCGTGGCCAAGACGCTGCTCTCCGGTGCGGACGGCGTTCTGGTATCCGGCTGTCACCCCCGGGATTGCCACTATGCCGAGGGCAATTTCTACGCCCGCCGTCGGCTGGAAGTTTTCAAGAGGCTTTTGCCGACAATGGGCATCGATCCGGACCGGTTCGAGTACACCTGGGTTTCCGCGTCCGAAGGGCAACGGTGGCAGAAGGTGGTGACCACCTTCACGGAGCAGATTCACAAGCTCGGCCCGGCACCCCGGTTCGGCTTGGCCCACGAACAGAACCCGGCAACCGCGGCGGCGTGCTAA
- a CDS encoding iron-containing alcohol dehydrogenase, whose product MAVREQVYGFFIPSVTLIGIGAHKEIPAKIKALGGKKPLLVTDKGITGIGMTDQIVKLLKDAKMDCVVYDETIPNPTDDNVHAGVEVYKKNKCDSLITLGGGSSHDCGKGVGLVIANGGKIHDFEGVDKSTKPMPPYVAVNTTAGTASEMTRFCIITDTSRKVKMAIVDWRVTPGVAVDDPLLMMGMPPALTAATGMDALTHAVEAYVSTIATPMTDACAEKAIELIFQHLRPAVANGQDINAREGMCYAQYLAGMAFNNASLGHVHAMAHQLGGFYDLPHGECNAILLPHVEKFNLIAKVERFAKMAQLMGENIEGLSPRAAAEKALDAIRELSADVGIPSGLVELGKRYGKKVKKEDIAVMTGNAQKDACGFTNPRCPKDADVAAIFEAAL is encoded by the coding sequence ATGGCCGTACGTGAACAAGTTTATGGATTTTTCATTCCCAGCGTGACGTTGATCGGCATCGGCGCCCACAAGGAAATCCCCGCCAAGATCAAGGCCTTGGGCGGCAAGAAGCCCCTGCTGGTCACCGACAAGGGCATCACCGGAATCGGGATGACCGACCAGATCGTGAAGCTGCTCAAGGACGCCAAGATGGACTGCGTGGTCTACGACGAGACCATCCCCAACCCCACGGACGACAACGTCCATGCCGGCGTGGAAGTCTACAAGAAAAACAAGTGCGACAGCCTGATCACCCTGGGCGGCGGCAGCTCCCACGACTGCGGCAAGGGCGTCGGCCTGGTCATCGCCAACGGTGGCAAGATTCACGATTTTGAGGGCGTGGACAAGTCCACCAAGCCCATGCCTCCGTATGTCGCCGTGAACACCACCGCCGGCACGGCTTCCGAAATGACCCGCTTCTGCATCATCACCGACACGTCCCGCAAGGTGAAGATGGCCATCGTGGACTGGCGCGTCACCCCGGGCGTGGCCGTTGACGATCCGCTGCTGATGATGGGCATGCCCCCGGCGCTGACCGCCGCCACCGGCATGGACGCCCTGACCCACGCCGTGGAAGCCTACGTTTCCACCATCGCCACCCCGATGACCGACGCCTGCGCCGAAAAGGCCATCGAACTGATCTTCCAGCACCTGCGTCCCGCCGTGGCCAACGGTCAGGACATCAATGCCCGCGAAGGCATGTGCTACGCCCAGTACCTGGCCGGCATGGCCTTTAACAACGCCAGCCTGGGCCACGTGCACGCCATGGCTCACCAGTTGGGTGGCTTCTACGACCTGCCCCACGGCGAGTGCAACGCCATCCTGTTGCCCCACGTGGAGAAGTTCAACCTGATCGCCAAGGTAGAGCGTTTCGCCAAGATGGCGCAGTTGATGGGCGAGAACATCGAGGGCCTGAGCCCGCGCGCCGCGGCGGAAAAGGCTCTGGACGCCATCAGGGAGCTTTCCGCCGACGTGGGCATCCCCTCCGGCCTGGTCGAACTGGGCAAGCGTTACGGAAAGAAGGTAAAGAAGGAAGACATCGCCGTGATGACCGGCAATGCCCAGAAGGACGCCTGCGGGTTCACCAACCCCCGGTGCCCCAAGGACGCCGACGTGGCCGCCATCTTCGAGGCCGCGCTGTAA
- a CDS encoding 4Fe-4S dicluster domain-containing protein, giving the protein MAEAKFIANDKLTAWLDELSATMRVLAPARQGDAVVFAPYVAGQNVELGQEATAPPKSAVFPASEDLLRYDYRKNPEDLGQVDVELFPTITPEPTLVFGSRPCGARGFLIFDRVYDGAKYKDPYYLARREATVFATIACLQTENACFCHSVGSAPGDATGSDLLLTPLDDGYAVEAVSKKGEALLGSSLLAAGKKKAAQAKKLREQALKDMGEPQDFGPAKDKLLALFDDMGFWEDVSAKCISCGACTYLCPTCYCFNITDENAGLTGRRVRSWDNCMSFQFTLEASGHNPRPTKAHRLKNRVGHKFSYYPALHEGIIACCGCGRCIKSCPVSVDIREIVTKAMAHEPPAVEEAAK; this is encoded by the coding sequence ATGGCCGAGGCCAAATTCATAGCAAACGACAAGCTGACGGCCTGGCTGGACGAATTGTCCGCGACGATGCGGGTGCTCGCTCCGGCCAGACAAGGCGACGCGGTGGTCTTTGCCCCGTATGTCGCGGGCCAGAATGTGGAATTGGGACAGGAGGCAACGGCCCCGCCCAAAAGCGCCGTCTTCCCGGCCAGCGAGGATCTGCTGCGCTACGACTACCGCAAGAACCCGGAAGACCTGGGTCAGGTGGACGTGGAGCTGTTTCCGACTATTACTCCGGAGCCTACCCTGGTTTTCGGTTCCCGGCCCTGCGGCGCGCGGGGATTCCTGATTTTTGACCGGGTTTATGACGGCGCGAAGTACAAAGACCCGTACTATCTGGCCCGCAGGGAAGCCACGGTGTTTGCCACGATAGCCTGCCTCCAAACCGAGAACGCCTGTTTTTGTCACAGTGTGGGCTCAGCTCCGGGGGATGCGACGGGTTCGGATTTGTTGCTGACGCCCCTGGATGACGGATACGCGGTGGAGGCGGTCAGCAAGAAGGGCGAAGCCCTGCTGGGCAGCTCCCTGCTCGCGGCCGGGAAGAAAAAGGCCGCTCAGGCCAAGAAGCTGCGGGAGCAGGCCCTGAAAGACATGGGCGAACCGCAAGACTTCGGTCCGGCCAAGGACAAACTGCTGGCGCTGTTCGACGACATGGGGTTCTGGGAGGACGTCTCGGCCAAGTGTATCAGTTGCGGGGCCTGCACCTATCTCTGCCCCACCTGTTACTGTTTCAACATCACCGACGAAAATGCGGGGTTGACCGGCCGGCGGGTGCGCTCCTGGGACAACTGCATGTCCTTTCAGTTCACTCTGGAAGCCAGCGGTCACAACCCCCGCCCCACCAAGGCCCATCGCCTGAAGAACCGGGTCGGGCACAAGTTCAGCTACTATCCGGCCCTGCATGAGGGGATCATCGCCTGTTGCGGTTGCGGCCGGTGCATCAAAAGCTGTCCCGTGAGCGTGGACATCCGGGAAATCGTGACCAAGGCCATGGCCCATGAACCACCGGCTGTCGAGGAGGCCGCGAAATGA
- a CDS encoding 4Fe-4S dicluster domain-containing protein yields MTILTQLKEQITAQLPKLDMVIGWERGYDALHATPLFMRSVEDVERLQIGPLAVHNTATYLTGLKNKKVGLVVKGCDSRAVIQLQQEGLINRENVVVFGFPCDGVVDLTKLRHHIGDIGRVKEVKASSSELQLTLDGQEQQVTLADVLADKCTRCRFPNALVHDHFAGAPREAHAASDDYADVQAFESQPLEARFEHWKQEMSRCIRCYACRNACPMCVCRDHCVAQSRDPHWVTQEDAVREKWLFQVIHAMHLAGRCVECGECQRACPVDIPILALKRKLNKEIKEVFNHDAGVDPNAIPPLLSFQVEEENINERGW; encoded by the coding sequence GTGACGATTCTCACGCAACTCAAGGAACAGATCACGGCGCAACTGCCGAAGCTGGACATGGTCATCGGCTGGGAGCGGGGCTACGACGCGCTGCACGCCACGCCCTTGTTCATGCGCTCCGTGGAAGACGTGGAGCGGCTGCAAATCGGGCCCCTGGCCGTGCACAACACCGCGACCTACCTCACGGGCTTGAAAAACAAGAAGGTCGGACTGGTGGTCAAGGGCTGCGACAGTCGGGCCGTGATCCAGTTGCAGCAGGAAGGATTGATCAACCGCGAGAACGTGGTGGTCTTCGGCTTTCCCTGCGACGGGGTGGTGGACCTGACCAAGCTGCGCCACCATATCGGCGATATCGGCCGGGTCAAGGAGGTCAAGGCCTCATCCTCGGAATTGCAATTGACCCTGGACGGCCAGGAGCAGCAGGTGACCTTGGCCGACGTTCTGGCGGACAAGTGTACCCGTTGCCGCTTTCCCAACGCCCTGGTCCACGATCACTTCGCGGGCGCGCCCCGGGAAGCCCATGCCGCGAGCGACGACTACGCCGACGTTCAGGCTTTCGAATCACAGCCCCTGGAAGCCCGGTTCGAGCATTGGAAGCAGGAAATGAGCCGCTGCATCCGGTGCTACGCCTGCCGCAACGCCTGCCCGATGTGCGTCTGCCGGGACCACTGCGTGGCCCAGAGCCGTGATCCGCACTGGGTGACCCAGGAGGACGCGGTTCGGGAAAAATGGTTGTTCCAGGTAATCCACGCCATGCACTTGGCCGGGCGTTGCGTGGAATGCGGGGAGTGCCAGCGGGCCTGTCCGGTGGACATCCCGATCCTGGCGCTGAAGCGCAAGCTGAACAAGGAAATCAAGGAAGTTTTCAACCACGATGCCGGTGTTGATCCCAACGCAATACCGCCATTGCTCTCCTTCCAGGTGGAAGAGGAGAACATCAACGAGCGAGGTTGGTGA
- a CDS encoding sigma-54-dependent transcriptional regulator yields the protein MSEHYSVLVVDDEESILKLFQKEFSRPERTIHVAPSAAQARQLTRRNLYDVVILDIRLPDADGLDLFTEFKERLQDVEIILITGHGNIDSAVQAMKMGAYDYITKPFNLDKLELVIERAWQRACMQRENRGYRLSSVSQRAHRMVGNSESIKQVRYLASRAAPTDVPVLLTGESGVGKDVAAQVIHSGSKRADKPFIIKNCAALVKELARSELFGHVKGSFTGATESREGLMAFAHKGTLFLDEIGELPIEVQASLLRVLENKTYRRVGEKEERTIDIRFIFATSRNLFTEVEEGRFQEALLHRINVFNIHTPPLRERKEDIPLLVEHFLASLPTTPTRYRITDKAMHCLLNYSWPGNVRELRNVLERSMILADEGIISDRALPRELVDQSPHLAEGEDADGLFSLRVMEREHITRVLNHFEGNRQQAAKAMGIGRKTLYRKIKEYELN from the coding sequence GTGAGCGAGCACTATTCAGTCCTCGTCGTTGACGACGAGGAATCCATCCTCAAGCTGTTTCAGAAGGAGTTCTCCCGTCCGGAGCGGACCATTCACGTCGCGCCTTCCGCGGCCCAGGCGCGGCAGTTGACCCGGCGCAACCTCTACGACGTGGTGATCCTGGACATCCGCCTGCCGGACGCGGACGGGCTGGATTTATTCACCGAGTTCAAGGAACGGCTCCAGGATGTGGAAATCATCCTGATCACCGGCCACGGGAACATCGACAGCGCGGTCCAAGCCATGAAAATGGGGGCCTACGACTACATCACCAAGCCCTTCAATCTGGACAAGCTGGAACTGGTCATTGAGCGGGCTTGGCAACGGGCCTGCATGCAACGGGAAAACCGCGGCTACAGGTTGTCGTCGGTCAGTCAACGGGCGCACCGGATGGTGGGCAACTCGGAAAGCATCAAACAGGTCCGTTACCTGGCGAGCCGGGCCGCGCCCACGGACGTTCCGGTCCTGCTGACCGGGGAAAGCGGGGTGGGCAAGGATGTGGCGGCCCAGGTCATCCATTCCGGCAGCAAGCGGGCGGACAAGCCGTTTATCATTAAAAACTGCGCGGCCCTGGTCAAAGAGCTGGCCCGGAGCGAGCTGTTCGGCCACGTTAAAGGTTCCTTCACCGGGGCCACGGAGTCCCGAGAGGGGCTGATGGCCTTCGCCCACAAGGGCACGCTGTTCCTGGACGAAATCGGCGAACTGCCCATCGAGGTCCAGGCCTCGCTGTTGCGGGTCCTGGAGAACAAGACCTATCGCCGGGTGGGGGAAAAAGAGGAGCGAACCATCGACATCCGGTTCATCTTCGCCACCAGCCGCAACCTGTTCACCGAGGTGGAGGAGGGCCGATTTCAGGAGGCCCTGTTGCACCGGATCAACGTGTTCAACATCCATACGCCGCCCCTACGGGAGCGCAAGGAAGACATTCCCCTGCTGGTGGAGCATTTCCTGGCCAGTTTGCCAACCACGCCGACCCGCTACCGGATTACGGACAAGGCCATGCACTGTCTGCTGAACTATTCCTGGCCCGGCAACGTGCGCGAACTGCGCAACGTATTGGAGCGGAGCATGATTCTGGCCGACGAGGGGATTATTTCGGACCGGGCCTTGCCCCGGGAACTGGTGGATCAGTCGCCGCATCTGGCGGAAGGGGAGGACGCCGATGGGCTCTTTTCTCTGCGGGTCATGGAACGAGAGCACATTACGCGGGTTTTGAACCATTTCGAGGGCAACCGGCAGCAAGCGGCCAAGGCCATGGGCATTGGCCGGAAAACCCTCTACCGCAAGATAAAGGAATACGAACTGAACTGA
- a CDS encoding CoB--CoM heterodisulfide reductase iron-sulfur subunit A family protein has translation MKIGVFICHCGSNIGGTVDAAKVAEAARAFPDVVFTSDTMYACSEPGQDGIIQAIKDNQLDGVVVSSCTPRMHEPTFRRTVERAGLNRFMFEMANIREHVSWIGKDKEANTNKAIELTGIAVEKLRQDQPLFAKQFDINKRVMVIGGGVAGIQAALDCADGDREVVLVERESTIGGKMAKLDKTFPTVDCSSCILGPKMVDVAQHSKIKLYAMSEVEEISGYVGNFEVKIKRKAPYVNWELCTGCGLCMEKCPSKKSKDRFNEQVGTTTAINIPFPQAIPKKAVIDPKFCIKLTKGKCGICAKVCPTKAIVFDQQEEIVSESVGAIVAATGYDLFDISKYGEYGGGRLPDVITGMQYERLLSASGPTGGHVKRPSDGKEPKTIVFVQCVGSRDKSVDRPYCSGFCCMYTAKQAILTKDHIPDSTSYVFYMDIRAPGKMYDEFTRRAMEEYGTQYVRGRVSMIYPKGDKLLVRGADTLMGTQVEVEADLVVLAAGAEASVGAPQLAEKLRISYDKYGFFMESHPKLRPVETNTAGVYLAGACQGPKDIPASVAQGSAAAAKVLALFAKDKLENDPMISFVDIKRCVGCGKCVQVCPFGAIKEVDFRGEPKAEVIETVCQGCGLCTATCPQGAIQLSHFTDNQILAEVNALCQL, from the coding sequence ATGAAGATCGGAGTTTTCATCTGTCATTGCGGCAGCAATATCGGTGGAACGGTGGACGCGGCCAAGGTCGCCGAGGCCGCTCGCGCCTTTCCCGACGTGGTTTTCACGTCGGATACCATGTACGCCTGTTCCGAGCCGGGACAGGACGGAATCATCCAGGCCATCAAGGACAACCAACTCGACGGCGTGGTGGTGTCCTCCTGCACGCCCAGGATGCACGAGCCCACGTTCCGGCGCACCGTGGAACGGGCAGGGCTGAACCGGTTTATGTTCGAGATGGCCAACATCCGCGAGCACGTCTCCTGGATCGGCAAGGACAAGGAAGCGAACACCAACAAGGCCATCGAGCTGACCGGCATCGCCGTGGAAAAGCTGCGCCAGGACCAGCCCCTGTTCGCCAAGCAGTTCGACATCAACAAGCGGGTTATGGTCATCGGCGGCGGCGTGGCCGGGATTCAGGCCGCCCTGGACTGTGCCGACGGGGACCGGGAAGTGGTCCTGGTGGAGCGCGAATCTACCATTGGCGGCAAGATGGCCAAGCTGGACAAGACCTTTCCCACCGTGGACTGCAGCAGCTGCATCCTCGGCCCGAAGATGGTGGACGTGGCCCAGCATTCCAAGATCAAGCTTTACGCCATGTCCGAGGTGGAGGAGATCTCGGGCTACGTGGGCAACTTCGAGGTCAAGATCAAGCGCAAGGCCCCCTACGTGAACTGGGAATTGTGCACCGGATGCGGTCTGTGCATGGAGAAGTGTCCGAGCAAAAAATCCAAGGATCGCTTTAACGAACAGGTGGGCACGACCACGGCCATCAACATCCCCTTTCCCCAGGCCATTCCCAAAAAAGCCGTGATCGACCCGAAATTCTGCATCAAGCTCACCAAGGGCAAGTGCGGAATCTGCGCCAAGGTCTGTCCGACCAAGGCCATTGTCTTTGATCAACAGGAAGAGATTGTCAGCGAAAGCGTCGGGGCCATCGTCGCGGCCACGGGATATGACCTGTTCGACATCAGCAAGTACGGCGAATATGGCGGCGGACGTCTGCCGGACGTGATCACCGGGATGCAATACGAGCGACTGCTTTCAGCCTCCGGGCCTACGGGCGGGCACGTCAAGCGGCCTTCCGACGGCAAGGAACCCAAGACCATCGTCTTCGTGCAGTGCGTCGGCTCCCGGGACAAGAGCGTGGACCGGCCCTACTGTTCGGGGTTCTGCTGCATGTACACGGCCAAGCAGGCCATCCTGACCAAGGACCACATCCCGGATTCCACCTCCTATGTCTTTTACATGGACATCCGCGCGCCGGGAAAGATGTACGACGAGTTCACCCGCCGGGCCATGGAGGAATACGGCACCCAGTACGTCCGGGGCCGGGTTTCCATGATCTATCCCAAGGGCGACAAACTGCTGGTCCGTGGCGCGGATACCCTGATGGGCACGCAGGTGGAAGTTGAGGCCGATCTTGTGGTCCTGGCCGCCGGGGCCGAGGCCTCTGTCGGCGCACCGCAGTTGGCGGAAAAGCTGCGCATTTCCTACGACAAATACGGCTTCTTCATGGAGAGCCACCCCAAGCTGCGGCCCGTGGAGACCAACACCGCCGGGGTGTACCTGGCCGGAGCCTGCCAGGGTCCGAAGGATATCCCGGCCTCCGTGGCCCAGGGCAGCGCCGCCGCGGCCAAGGTTCTGGCCTTGTTCGCCAAGGACAAGCTGGAAAACGATCCGATGATATCCTTCGTGGACATCAAGAGGTGCGTTGGCTGCGGCAAGTGCGTCCAGGTCTGTCCCTTTGGCGCGATCAAGGAAGTGGACTTCCGGGGCGAGCCCAAGGCCGAGGTTATTGAAACCGTCTGTCAGGGCTGCGGCCTGTGTACCGCCACTTGTCCCCAGGGCGCGATCCAGCTCTCCCATTTTACCGACAACCAGATTCTCGCCGAGGTGAACGCCTTATGTCAGCTCTAG
- a CDS encoding CoB--CoM heterodisulfide reductase iron-sulfur subunit B family protein: protein MTKYAYYPGCSGQGTSQEYDSSTRAVCRALGVNLVDIPDWSCCGSTPAHTVDHLLSSALAARNLALAEDMDAAAVITPCPSCLTNLKAAVHRMSDREFRLQVNKLLDKPVDRSTPVKSVLQVLAEDVGSDAVAEMLPNKPLAGLKLAPYYGCIMNRPPEVMQFDDHENPTAMDKLMAALGAEVLPFPLKVECCGASFGIPRKDIVAKLSGKLLEAAAGLGAHAVVTACPLCQMNLDLRQGQASAAMGRKFQLPVFYYTQLLGLALGIPQSELGLSKLCVNPRLALDAMYAAQAEKREREAKSEADKQTLKAKAA, encoded by the coding sequence ATGACCAAATACGCCTATTATCCCGGTTGTTCCGGACAGGGCACCTCCCAGGAGTACGACTCCTCCACCCGGGCGGTTTGTCGCGCCCTGGGCGTGAATCTCGTGGACATTCCGGATTGGAGCTGTTGCGGCTCCACCCCGGCGCATACCGTGGATCACCTGCTTTCCTCGGCCTTGGCGGCCCGGAACCTGGCCCTGGCCGAGGATATGGACGCGGCCGCGGTGATCACGCCTTGCCCGAGCTGTCTGACCAATCTGAAGGCCGCGGTGCACCGGATGAGCGACCGGGAGTTTCGCCTTCAAGTGAATAAGCTCCTGGACAAGCCCGTGGACCGCTCCACCCCGGTGAAGTCGGTATTGCAGGTCCTGGCCGAGGACGTGGGGTCCGATGCCGTGGCTGAAATGCTCCCGAACAAACCCCTGGCCGGGCTGAAGCTCGCCCCGTACTACGGGTGCATCATGAACCGCCCTCCGGAGGTAATGCAGTTTGACGACCATGAGAATCCAACCGCCATGGACAAGCTCATGGCCGCTCTCGGCGCGGAAGTTTTGCCGTTCCCATTGAAAGTAGAGTGCTGCGGCGCCTCTTTCGGCATTCCGCGTAAGGACATCGTGGCCAAGCTTTCCGGCAAGCTGCTGGAGGCGGCCGCGGGCCTCGGCGCCCATGCCGTGGTCACGGCCTGCCCGCTGTGTCAGATGAATTTGGATCTGCGTCAGGGACAGGCCTCCGCGGCCATGGGGCGCAAATTTCAGCTGCCCGTGTTCTACTATACGCAGTTGCTTGGTCTGGCCCTGGGTATTCCGCAGAGCGAACTGGGATTGTCCAAGCTCTGCGTCAATCCCCGGCTGGCTCTTGATGCCATGTACGCGGCACAAGCCGAGAAGCGGGAGCGGGAAGCCAAAAGCGAGGCCGACAAGCAAACCCTCAAGGCCAAGGCCGCCTAG
- a CDS encoding 4Fe-4S dicluster domain-containing protein gives MEVVDIHASCDHEFIAQVEAESEQKVRLCYQCGNCTAGCPYTFAYDIPVSQVMRLLQAGQKVRLLSCKSIWLCATCESCTTRCPNEIDVARIMDVLRHMARREGYATEKNVKTFWDTFLDSVEKHGRVFEMGLLATYVAKTGRFWTDMDLGPKILPKGKLSFKPHEIQGKDKVAEIFKRFRETQQ, from the coding sequence ATGGAAGTCGTCGACATTCATGCTTCGTGCGATCACGAATTCATAGCCCAGGTCGAAGCGGAGAGCGAACAAAAAGTCCGGCTCTGCTACCAGTGCGGCAACTGTACCGCCGGGTGTCCATACACCTTTGCCTACGACATTCCGGTCAGCCAGGTGATGCGTCTGCTGCAAGCCGGTCAGAAAGTGCGCCTGCTGTCCTGCAAGTCCATCTGGCTGTGCGCCACCTGCGAATCCTGCACAACTCGCTGTCCCAACGAAATCGACGTGGCTCGGATCATGGACGTGCTCCGGCACATGGCCCGACGCGAAGGCTACGCCACGGAGAAGAACGTAAAGACGTTCTGGGACACGTTTCTGGATTCCGTGGAAAAGCATGGCCGCGTCTTCGAGATGGGCCTGCTGGCGACGTACGTGGCCAAGACCGGTCGGTTCTGGACGGACATGGATCTTGGTCCGAAAATCCTGCCCAAAGGCAAGCTCTCCTTCAAACCCCATGAAATTCAAGGCAAGGACAAGGTCGCCGAGATTTTCAAACGCTTCAGGGAGACGCAGCAATGA
- a CDS encoding FAD/NAD(P)-binding protein: MTQNPKQSPLMANPYLPEIGTIIETIQETHNIKTFRIVLGSEERMQNFHYEPGQVGQLSVFGIGEATFVINSPPTRKEYLQFSVMRAGEVTAKLHSLSKGDRIGVRAPLGNHFPYESMKGKDVVFIGGGIGMAPLRTLLLFMLDNREDYGKISVLYGARSPQDMAFSYELPEWLERKDMETVLTIDREAEGWEHKVGLIPNVLLEMAPKPKKTMAVTCGPPIMIKFTLQALKKLGFKDDQIVTTLEKRMKCGVGICGRCNIGTKYVCVDGPVFTYEQLRELPNEL; this comes from the coding sequence ATGACCCAGAACCCGAAACAGTCGCCGCTGATGGCCAATCCCTATCTACCGGAGATCGGCACGATCATCGAGACGATCCAGGAAACGCACAACATCAAAACTTTCCGGATCGTCCTGGGCAGTGAAGAGCGGATGCAAAACTTCCACTACGAGCCGGGTCAGGTGGGGCAACTCTCCGTGTTCGGCATCGGCGAGGCCACCTTTGTGATCAACTCCCCGCCCACGCGCAAGGAGTACCTGCAATTCAGCGTGATGCGCGCCGGCGAGGTGACCGCCAAGCTGCATTCCCTGTCCAAGGGCGACCGGATCGGCGTGCGCGCCCCGCTGGGCAATCACTTCCCCTATGAGTCCATGAAGGGCAAGGACGTCGTCTTCATCGGCGGCGGAATCGGCATGGCTCCGCTGCGCACCCTGCTCCTCTTCATGCTGGACAACCGCGAGGACTACGGCAAGATCAGCGTGCTGTACGGCGCGCGCAGCCCCCAGGACATGGCTTTCAGCTACGAACTGCCCGAATGGCTGGAGCGCAAGGACATGGAGACCGTGCTGACCATCGACCGGGAGGCTGAAGGCTGGGAGCACAAGGTCGGGCTGATCCCCAACGTGCTCCTGGAGATGGCCCCCAAGCCCAAGAAGACCATGGCCGTGACCTGCGGCCCGCCGATCATGATCAAGTTCACCCTTCAGGCCCTGAAGAAACTGGGTTTCAAGGACGACCAGATCGTCACCACCCTGGAAAAGCGCATGAAGTGCGGCGTGGGCATCTGCGGACGCTGCAACATCGGCACGAAATACGTTTGCGTGGACGGGCCGGTGTTTACCTACGAACAATTGCGCGAACTGCCCAATGAACTTTGA
- a CDS encoding ferritin-like domain-containing protein — translation MAGFFQAAEIAEAAVTIEQQGQAFYVNAAQAAKNPDVKDFFLFFAKEEARHEQIFQQLKDRLGKVELPAWSTTEEYGMYLRALIDSHSIFSPELQKRLAEAASENEAVRLAMGFEKDTILFFMEMKELVPDSEKKFVQQCIDEERSHLRQLSKMLA, via the coding sequence ATGGCTGGATTTTTTCAGGCGGCCGAAATTGCCGAAGCCGCCGTGACTATCGAACAACAGGGGCAGGCCTTTTACGTCAACGCGGCCCAGGCCGCGAAGAACCCGGACGTGAAGGACTTCTTTCTATTCTTTGCCAAGGAAGAAGCCCGGCACGAACAAATTTTCCAGCAGCTCAAGGACAGGCTGGGCAAGGTCGAATTGCCGGCGTGGAGCACGACGGAAGAGTACGGGATGTACTTGCGAGCCCTTATCGATTCCCATTCGATCTTTTCTCCGGAACTGCAAAAAAGATTGGCCGAAGCCGCCAGTGAAAACGAGGCTGTTCGTCTGGCCATGGGCTTTGAAAAGGACACTATCCTGTTTTTCATGGAGATGAAGGAACTGGTTCCGGATTCAGAAAAGAAGTTCGTGCAGCAGTGCATCGACGAGGAACGCTCGCACTTGCGTCAGCTTTCGAAAATGCTGGCGTAG